A genomic region of Candidatus Omnitrophota bacterium contains the following coding sequences:
- the rsfS gene encoding ribosome silencing factor, translated as MRKISTIADFFVICSGASLKRMEAISEAVKEELLLRSFKPWHQEGASSTWILLDYGDIIVHIFYEPTRKFYDLDRLWGEAPTIEF; from the coding sequence ATTCGGAAAATTTCTACAATTGCCGATTTTTTTGTTATTTGTTCAGGGGCTTCCTTAAAAAGAATGGAGGCCATTAGTGAGGCAGTGAAAGAAGAACTTCTTCTGCGGAGTTTTAAACCATGGCATCAAGAAGGCGCTTCTTCCACGTGGATTTTACTTGATTACGGCGATATCATCGTCCATATCTTTTATGAACCAACCAGAAAATTCTACGATTTAGACCGTCTCTGGGGCGAAGCCCCCACTATAGAATTCTGA